In Vibrio atlanticus, the following proteins share a genomic window:
- a CDS encoding amino acid ABC transporter ATP-binding protein, giving the protein MIKLQNIHKQFGDTEVLKGIDLEIKQGEIIVIIGSSGTGKSTLLRCVNFLEQADQGIISIDDIKVDAQKHTKAEVLALRRKTGFVFQNYALFAHQTARQNIAEGLITVRGWKKKQAHEKAQQILDDIGLGEKADSYPAALSGGQQQRVGIGRAMALQPELLLFDEPTSALDPEWVGEVLNLMKKLANQHQTMLVVTHEMQFAREVADRVIFMADGHIVEQGSPQDIFGNPQDPKLKKFLNKVGIE; this is encoded by the coding sequence ATGATCAAATTACAAAATATCCACAAGCAGTTTGGTGACACCGAAGTTTTGAAAGGGATCGACCTAGAAATCAAACAAGGTGAGATAATTGTCATCATAGGTTCAAGTGGTACGGGTAAGTCTACCCTGCTGCGTTGTGTGAATTTTCTAGAGCAAGCCGATCAAGGTATTATTTCGATTGATGATATTAAGGTTGATGCTCAGAAACACACCAAAGCAGAGGTGCTTGCACTGCGTCGTAAGACTGGTTTTGTATTCCAAAACTATGCACTATTTGCTCACCAAACCGCGAGACAGAATATAGCTGAAGGTTTGATTACCGTTCGTGGTTGGAAAAAGAAGCAAGCCCATGAAAAAGCACAACAAATACTCGACGACATTGGCTTAGGAGAGAAAGCTGATAGCTACCCAGCCGCGCTCTCTGGTGGCCAGCAGCAACGGGTTGGTATTGGCCGTGCAATGGCTCTACAACCAGAGCTTTTACTGTTTGATGAGCCGACTTCAGCGCTTGATCCTGAATGGGTTGGCGAAGTGCTTAACCTAATGAAAAAACTAGCAAATCAGCATCAAACCATGCTGGTGGTTACTCACGAAATGCAGTTCGCTAGAGAGGTCGCAGACCGAGTGATCTTCATGGCTGATGGCCACATTGTCGAACAGGGATCTCCACAGGATATTTTTGGTAATCCACAGGATCCTAAATTAAAGAAATTCTTAAATAAGGTCGGGATCGAATAA
- the rpmH gene encoding 50S ribosomal protein L34: MKRTFQPTVLKRKRTHGFRARMATKNGRATINARRAKGRKRLSK, encoded by the coding sequence ATGAAACGCACTTTTCAACCTACAGTTCTAAAGCGTAAGCGTACACACGGTTTCCGTGCTCGCATGGCTACTAAGAACGGTCGCGCAACAATCAATGCACGTCGTGCAAAAGGCCGTAAGCGTCTTTCTAAGTAA
- the rnpA gene encoding ribonuclease P protein component, which produces MLTPEHYQNVFKQAHRAGSPHFTIIARNNSLSNPRLGLAVPKKQIKTAVGRNRFKRLTRESFRNTQHKLPNKDYVVIAKKSAQDLSNEEMFKLLDKLWLRLSRPSRG; this is translated from the coding sequence TTGTTAACTCCCGAACATTATCAGAATGTCTTCAAGCAAGCTCATCGAGCAGGCTCCCCTCATTTCACCATCATTGCCCGAAATAACTCTCTTTCAAATCCTCGCCTTGGATTAGCCGTTCCGAAAAAGCAGATTAAAACCGCCGTGGGTCGTAATCGATTCAAGCGTCTTACTCGTGAAAGCTTTCGTAACACTCAACACAAACTTCCTAACAAAGATTATGTTGTAATCGCTAAGAAGAGCGCGCAAGATTTAAGCAATGAAGAAATGTTCAAGCTACTCGACAAATTATGGCTTCGCCTGTCTCGCCCTTCGCGTGGATAG
- a CDS encoding amino acid ABC transporter permease, whose amino-acid sequence MGFDFNYMLELLPILLKYLGTTMEMATWGLFFALILSLILANIRVFKIPVLDQLSQLYISFFRGTPLLVQLFLLYYGLPQVFPWMVGLDAFSAAVIGLTLHFAAYMAESIRAAIIGIDRSQMEASLSVGMTTNQAMRRVILPQATRVALPSLMNYFIDMIKSTSLAFTLGVAEIMAKAQMEASSSFRFFEAFLAVALIYWGVVVILTRIQIWAEVKLNKAYVR is encoded by the coding sequence ATGGGATTTGACTTTAATTACATGCTAGAGCTGTTGCCAATACTACTGAAGTATTTAGGCACCACGATGGAGATGGCGACTTGGGGCTTGTTCTTTGCTCTGATCCTGTCTCTGATACTGGCGAATATTCGTGTATTCAAAATCCCAGTACTCGACCAACTGAGCCAGCTGTACATTAGCTTCTTTCGAGGCACACCACTGTTGGTACAGCTTTTCCTCCTTTATTACGGCTTACCACAAGTATTCCCGTGGATGGTTGGGTTGGATGCTTTCAGCGCCGCTGTAATTGGCTTAACCCTGCACTTTGCCGCGTATATGGCAGAAAGTATTCGTGCCGCGATTATCGGTATTGATCGTAGCCAGATGGAAGCCAGCCTCTCAGTCGGTATGACAACCAATCAAGCGATGCGCCGAGTGATCTTGCCGCAAGCAACCCGCGTAGCACTACCTTCTTTAATGAACTATTTCATCGACATGATCAAGTCGACTTCACTTGCATTCACCTTAGGTGTAGCCGAAATCATGGCTAAAGCTCAGATGGAAGCTTCTTCAAGTTTCCGCTTCTTCGAGGCTTTCTTAGCAGTCGCGCTGATTTACTGGGGCGTAGTGGTTATCCTCACTCGTATTCAAATTTGGGCCGAAGTGAAACTGAATAAGGCGTATGTACGATGA
- the yidD gene encoding membrane protein insertion efficiency factor YidD → MASPVSPFAWIALIPIYFYRWFISPLIGPRCRFTPTCSLYAIEALKAHGFVKGCWLSGKRLLKCHPLNEGGFDPVPPVQKQDRDK, encoded by the coding sequence ATGGCTTCGCCTGTCTCGCCCTTCGCGTGGATAGCGCTAATACCCATCTATTTTTATAGATGGTTTATTAGTCCACTCATCGGCCCACGCTGCCGATTTACTCCAACCTGCTCTTTATATGCGATAGAAGCGTTGAAAGCTCACGGTTTTGTAAAAGGGTGTTGGTTATCAGGCAAACGTCTATTAAAATGCCATCCTTTGAACGAAGGGGGCTTTGACCCCGTTCCACCAGTCCAAAAACAAGACAGAGATAAATAA